The Deltaproteobacteria bacterium DNA window TGGGAGATTCACGCCCATGTCCTCCACCAGGATCTTGGCCAGACGAAGCTTTTCCAAGTCCTCCGTGGTAAAGACCTTGCTCCCTGCTTCCTCCCGGGTCACGGGGCATAGGACTTCCTCCTCCTCCAGTTTCTCGATAAAACCTTCTTGCACCTCGAATATCTCAACGACCTCAGAGAGGGTCCAGAATTCTTTCGTCATTTTTCCATGCCCCTCATCTCACGTCTTTTCGGGCCGGGGATCTCCCTCCGTCGATTCCTCCGTCTCGGCCATCATGGCCTTGAGTTCCGAGCCGTCGATCTTCTCTTTTTCAAGCAGGACCTTCGCAGCTTTATCCAGAAGATTTCTTCTCTCCCGGAGGATCTTGAGGGCTGCTTCATACTGCCGGGTGATGATCTCCTTGACTTCCTGGTCGATCAATTCCGCCGTTGCCTCGCTGTATTCTCCCGTTCCCTCAACCGGTACATTCAAGAAGGGCGCCCGTTTCTCGCTGGCAAAATAGACCTGCCCGACCTTGGTGCTCATTCCGTATTCCTTGACCATACTCCGGGCAATCTCAGTGGCTTTAGAGAGATCGTTGTGGGCGCCTGTAGAGATGTCTCCGAAAACGATCTCTTCAGATGCCCTCCCCCCGAGGAGCGTGGAGATTTTATTGAGCAGTTCGCTCCTTTTCATCAGAAAACGATCCTCTGTCGGCACCTGTATGGTGTAACCCAGGGCGGCGATACCACGGGGAATGATGGAAATCTTTTGAACCGGATCCGTTCCAGGAAGGGAAAGGGCCACAATTGCATGCCCCAATTCGTGATATGCCACTATTTCCCTTTCCTTTTCGTTGATCAGCCGGTTCTTCTTCTCAAGTCCCGCCATGACCCTCTCGACCGCCTCTTCGAATTCGGACATCTCCACCTTTTTCTTTCTTCTCCGAACCGCCAAGAGGGCAGCTTCGTTCACAAGGTTCGCCAGGTCCGCCCCCACCATTCCCGGTGTCATCGCTGCGAGCTTTTCCACGTCCAGGTCCTCTGCAGCGGTGATTTTCTTCAGGTGGACCTTCAGGATCTCTTCGCGCCCCTTCTTGTCCGGCCGATCCACAAGGATATGCCGGTCGAAACGGCCTGGCCTGAGAAGTGCGGGATCCAGGATTTCCGGCCGGTTGGTGGCCGCCATCAAGATGACACCCACCTGGGGATCGAATCCGTCCATCTCCACAAGAAGCTGGTTCAGTGTCTGCTCGCGTTCATCGTGTCCCCCCATGGTTCCGACCCCTCGGGCCTTTCCCAGGGCATCCAACTCGTCAATAAAGATAATACACGGCGCTCGTTGCTTGGCCTGGCTGAAGAGATCCCTGACCCGGGCCGCTCCCAGTCCTACAAACATTTCTACGAATTCCGAGCCGCTCATGCTGAAAAAGGGGACCCCACTCTCACCCGCCACGGCCTTGGCCAACAAGGTTTTACCCGTTCCGGGCGGGCCGACCAGGAGGACTCCCCTGGGCATCTTACCACCCAGTTCCGTGAACCGCGCGGGTTCTTTCAGAAACTCGATGACCTCCATCAGCTCCTGTTTCGCCTCATCGACACCCGCCACGTCTTCAAAGGTGACCCCCAGCTCATCCTCCACATAAATCCGGGCCTTGTTTTTTCCGAGGGTCATGAAACCTGCCTGCTGGCCGGTCATCCGTTTTATGAAGAAATACCATATTCCAATGAAGAGAAAGATGGGAAAAACCCAGGAAAACAAATCTCTTAGAAAGGTCGATTCCAATTGGCCCTTGAATTCCACCTTGTAACGATCCAGAAGCTCTGATATCTCGGGATCAACCCGGACCGTCCTGAACAATTCACCCCTTCCCGCAGTTCCATCACCGGTCTTGAGCCGGCCCTGGATCTGGTTCGAGCTGATCGCAACCTCCGAAATCTTGTTTTGTCTGAGGAGGTTCAGGAACTCGCTGTAGGGAATCGTCTTGATGGCCAAGGCGGTATGTAGGTAATTCTGGACCAGCAGCACGACCCAGATACCCAGCAAGACATACCAAATCGAAAATTTGTGATGCTTCTCCATGTCAACTCCTTGAGAATAGGGATGCACCCCAGGGTAATTCCCTCATCCACGGCCCAATAAATACTTTCCAGG harbors:
- a CDS encoding MerR family transcriptional regulator; this translates as MTKEFWTLSEVVEIFEVQEGFIEKLEEEEVLCPVTREEAGSKVFTTEDLEKLRLAKILVEDMGVNLPGVDIILRMRQDMIEMRRQFDAILEALARRVRETYAKGS
- the ftsH gene encoding ATP-dependent zinc metalloprotease FtsH, producing MEKHHKFSIWYVLLGIWVVLLVQNYLHTALAIKTIPYSEFLNLLRQNKISEVAISSNQIQGRLKTGDGTAGRGELFRTVRVDPEISELLDRYKVEFKGQLESTFLRDLFSWVFPIFLFIGIWYFFIKRMTGQQAGFMTLGKNKARIYVEDELGVTFEDVAGVDEAKQELMEVIEFLKEPARFTELGGKMPRGVLLVGPPGTGKTLLAKAVAGESGVPFFSMSGSEFVEMFVGLGAARVRDLFSQAKQRAPCIIFIDELDALGKARGVGTMGGHDEREQTLNQLLVEMDGFDPQVGVILMAATNRPEILDPALLRPGRFDRHILVDRPDKKGREEILKVHLKKITAAEDLDVEKLAAMTPGMVGADLANLVNEAALLAVRRRKKKVEMSEFEEAVERVMAGLEKKNRLINEKEREIVAYHELGHAIVALSLPGTDPVQKISIIPRGIAALGYTIQVPTEDRFLMKRSELLNKISTLLGGRASEEIVFGDISTGAHNDLSKATEIARSMVKEYGMSTKVGQVYFASEKRAPFLNVPVEGTGEYSEATAELIDQEVKEIITRQYEAALKILRERRNLLDKAAKVLLEKEKIDGSELKAMMAETEESTEGDPRPEKT